Proteins from one Candidatus Omnitrophota bacterium genomic window:
- the larE gene encoding ATP-dependent sacrificial sulfur transferase LarE gives MLKRLESILQKLRRVVVAYSGGLDSAFLLKTAVDTLGHDNVLAVTARSETYPVSEYREALRIAKAMGAWHLTMDTGELAIKNFKSNPVNRCYYCKKELFKKLDGIRKKYGMDYLLDGTNYDDLKDIRHGRKAAVEFGVRSPLLEAKMTKSDIRRYSKRLGLSTWDKPSFACLASRFPFGSEIKREWLSRVDEAEEYLRGLGFRQIRVRVHGKTARLEITRNDFARVVRLSETIVARLRKLGFVYVSLDLAGYRTGSMHEAV, from the coding sequence ATGCTTAAAAGATTAGAAAGTATATTACAAAAGCTCCGGCGGGTTGTGGTCGCGTACTCCGGCGGGCTCGACAGCGCTTTTTTGCTGAAGACGGCGGTCGATACGCTCGGTCATGATAACGTTCTCGCCGTTACGGCGCGATCCGAGACTTATCCTGTGTCGGAATACCGGGAAGCGCTTCGCATCGCGAAAGCGATGGGCGCCTGGCACCTTACCATGGATACGGGAGAACTCGCGATAAAAAATTTTAAGTCCAATCCTGTTAATAGATGCTACTACTGCAAAAAAGAGCTTTTTAAAAAATTAGACGGCATTAGAAAAAAATACGGCATGGACTATCTTCTGGACGGTACGAATTATGACGACCTGAAGGATATCAGGCATGGCCGAAAAGCGGCCGTGGAGTTCGGTGTGCGCAGTCCGCTACTCGAAGCCAAAATGACAAAGTCGGATATCAGGCGATACTCGAAGCGCCTCGGGCTATCGACATGGGACAAACCGTCATTTGCGTGTTTGGCGTCCAGGTTTCCATTTGGAAGCGAGATAAAGAGGGAGTGGCTATCGCGAGTCGACGAGGCGGAGGAATATCTCCGAGGACTTGGTTTCAGGCAGATACGGGTTCGGGTTCACGGGAAGACGGCGCGGCTGGAAATTACACGTAATGACTTTGCCAGGGTGGTGAGACTAAGTGAAACGATAGTAGCTCGCTTGCGTAAACTGGGCTTTGTTTATGTCTCGCTGGACCTCGCGGGTTACCGGACGGGCTCCATGCACGAAGCGGTGTGA